actagctgtcgccggcgactccgtccgcgcgcagttaaaaaaaaaactaaatgggggggggtttcggaggagttcaagttcgaacaatttgacacgagaattttatatataagattgaGTCTTTGAATTTTGCATAACGATTAAATTggagattttttattataattaactctATCAGAACATTGATAACTTgctaaaagttattaataactgACGTTAACTTAATGCTATCCAAAATTTGGTATATCGTCAGTTTTTTGTTCCATTTACGTGAATACGTTCATAAGGTAACTGTGCCAACGATAAGCTAATGTCAAACTTCTACTGTCATTTAGTACCATACAGCATTATCTTAAAGTACGATgcgatataataaaattagatgttTTAAGTGGgatgagataaaaaaaataataataatacgagtaaatatattcaagtatataacattcagagAACACAATCACATTAGCTAAGCTGTTACAAAGGACTTATGTTCATTAGTAGTGGTAGCCGGTCTGCTCATCAAAGCTCTGCTGAGGAATGTTCTGGAAGGAGTTGGAGCGCGAGGGCGCCAGGTACTGGTTGTTGACGCCGGCGCCGGCGCCGGGCTGAGTGCGTCCCTGCGCGTACTGACCAGCGCCCTGCGAGTACTGAGACCCGCCCTGTGCTCCGTTGTTATTGCCAAACGATGGAGTACCGTACTGGGTGCTCGGGgctgtaaaagtaaaattaaaaatgagtaCAAGTGGTTGACAAATTAAACAGGACTAGAAGAAATTTACGTGAAGGCTTAAACTAACTCAACAAATCTATAAAAttcaagttaaataataaatttcaaaaaacattataaaatagattataatatGCATATTGATGAAATAATCTACGTGCATGTATTCgaaaatgtatgaatgtagaagacgCGAGAGATTTGTGTCAGGACCGTGCGAAATCGAATTCCCTGGTCTCtagcctacccctctgggatACGAGCGTTAGTTTcctgtttttataacattgttgTGTTAATTGCCATGCCAAATCCATAGATGCATTATAACGATAAATTCGAAACAATACCTCCTAAAGAAGATCCACTTCTAGCAAATCCGTTAGATCCAGATGTGCTGTAGTTAGGTGGCAAGTATTGGTTCGATGTGGCAGCACCAAATCCATTTCCGTTAGATGAACCGAAACCATTGCCATTGGAACCAAAGCCAGAATTGGAACCACCGTTTGAACCGAAGGCGCTGTGAGAACCGCCGTTAGAACCGGAGCCGAAGGAGTTGCTAGACGGTCCATGAGAGCCAAAACCTTGGTTACTCTGTCCGTTAGAACCGAAGCCGTTTTGCGAACGGCCATTTGCACCGAATCCTAGATTGTTGCTGCTGTCGGGAGGCAAGTAGGAGCGCTCGAGATGTTCGAGCCGACCAGCGGCGCACACAGCGACCAAAGCGGCGGCAATGAACTAGAAGGAAaacattgaataattattgaaaatgaaattattagaaTAAACTACCACCGTTTTAATCTAGTAGCAACAAAAGTAAGAATCATTTAACTGatacaatttgaatatttggGATAAATAATGCCAAATAAAATTCACTATTACagtctatttttaatgaatcacATATTATTAGCTACAGTTATCGATTCGATTATGTaccttcaattaaatttaaaataaagtagaatattgttaataatgtataaagttataatattcattaaatatatttatggatgaaattaaaaaaaaatccactgGAATTTGCGGCTTTAcgtcaacaaaattaaattagaaaaaagataatttttctttagaattaaacaaatatatatttaagtaatctttaccaatttcattttgatgtCTTTGTTAAAGCTGGAGAGGTACTGCCAAATGTGAAGCTCACACAAAACTGTGATACTGTAAGACGAATTGACCCAATATATACCAAAACTGAAGCTAATCCTGAACATCTCACGAACGTTGACGTCATAGTTTCATAGCGATGGTAATGAACGATTATATTCGAGTTacgatatgtatttttaagtaattagtTGCTATAGTTTTTTTCTGCACAAACGTGATGACTCGACCTCGACTTGTCAATGTATACGCACTTTACCAAGGATAGggtatcaattaattttagcaATGTAACAACTGTTCGAATGGACCTTACGAAAGCTGTCCTAACTCTTATCAGCATTGTTTTGTTCGACGCCAATAGATTTCATTGCTAACCACGAACGGAAGGCAATTAGGTAATAATAGTTTTCTGTCTACAATACGAGTATAGTAGATTTTTAGGAGCTGGAAACTGTTTTGGAACATTGATGTctcttgattttttattattattaaaaagaataatacaCAACAAACACCTATAACCCAGAGGTAGGCAAAGATCACGAACCTCCATTTTGTGGCCAAATGAACTttcgcaatccacttttcgccatttcgggagacggaacgtgacgggtgGCGAGCCACGTCGCCGTAtttttctcccgggaattcacacaaatgtgcaggttgcatcacgatgttttcgtTCACCGTACGAAcctcggataaatgtacatatgaaaatcgaaaatcgaaaaacacattggtatctGGCGGTattcgaactcaggacctgcagattgcaaatcaagtgcttaatcccTGATCCACCGACGCTCAACAGAACGCTAAACAGAATAAATatcttcttaataaatatttttaatggcgCCATTTACCATCTACACCACCTTAATAGATGGCAATCTTCAACCGTTCGGTTTTCGCGGCAATTCCTGCCTCGCACTGCGGCGTTATGGAATGATCTATCCTCGGCATTATTTCCAAACAACTTAGGGCCCTTCAAGCCAGCGTACTTCGCGGTTCCTCTGATGTTGGGGATGTCCATCGGCTTCGGTGacctcttttaatttaaacccTACTCGTTCGCACCctattcttaaataaaaaaaacgattttacAATCTggaatttatttagattaattaaatcaattttaaatatcttgctCTATTTAATAATCCACTAGATATtctaaactttattagtaatatttcaaGTAACAATAATACTAAGGGCTTTTAATGTATCTCGATGGCAAAAtacaagttttcttttttctgccatctatatatataaaagaaagtcgtgttagttacactatttataactcaaaaacggctgaatcggtttgactgaaaattggtgagcaggtagcttagaaccaggaaacggacataggatagtttttaccccgatttctattttttattccgcgcggacggagtcgcgggtaaaagctagtatattaatattccATGATACAGCTGTGAAATATTGTCAAAAGTCAgtgttgaaatatattatgtttattgaaaCCTAATACATATAACGCAACATATATATCAACTAACAAATATAGAATTTCGCGGCGTTAATAAAGTGCTTAAATTGATGCGGACACGCCTGAATCGTTTCGCATAGAGTATCAAATAAATCTGTAATAGAGCGGGCGTTCGAAATATGATTATGGACGAAAGCTGGTACGGAATCACGGTCTGTAATGTCACGTTTATagatacactagctgtcgaccgcgactatTTCTgcttggaatttaaaaaaaaaacttaataagtagcctatgtgttctccctgactatgttctatatctatgccaaattttatcaagacccgttgaaccgttccggatataccttcaaataaacatccatccatccatctaaactaaacatttgaatttgtaatattagtaagataaatctTGAATGTCTTTGTTTCGCGAATACAAACGTAATCAAATACGAGCATCGAGACGttgaaaaaatacaagaagTATTCATCAAAACGTGAACTTCAATAATTCGttcatcaaaaaaatatttttgttcgtTAGTATTTAAGCACGTTTCAAATTAACGATGCATCTAGTTTCGTAGACAATTTTGATGGTGCATAATACGCTTTTGTTCACGAAGTTACTGACATGAtggatataattttcttttatgacTTTTATGGCGTGTAAGAGTAACTCTAGTGCTTACACAGGAGCCCCGGATTGGGTtgttaattcattattattaccagATTAGTTACTATGGGAGCTGTGGACATAGATGACACTAAATTACAGTAGTTCTATAGCAACCCCCTATCAATGTCAATAAAGTATCATAACTgtcttattatgttttttctttgatGTAATTTTCACCCAAAttacttttcaatattttcttactaaACAAATTATGATAGTAGCGCCTCTCTCAATCGATTTCGATCTCGGGTTCGATGTGTTTCTTGGACTATACAAGTCGTTTTACATCAAAGAAAAGTTAAAGCACAAACTcctattatttatagttctAGTAGTCTacagttttttaaaattatacaatacataACTTTGAACCggatttaattaatctatCGATTCAAATAAGGCTTTATAAGACTTATTTAGAAAGTAATCGTATATAGTTTGAATAAAATGCATCAAATACAATTCTCACCTAATTCACGTGTCTACCTtgagtaaataattaacataaagtAACCGAGACAGTCACGGAATCAACCTAATTGGGAACATTCAGTACCACATCACGCAAACCCGTCCCTTACACTCAGTGTGTCACGAGCTTaatataatcataataaataattgacgaTCGATCGTTATTCATTTAAAGTCGTGAACACCAGTGTTAACCAAAAGGTAGATGCTCTGTTCATTTCAGTACAGAAACTAGCTATGCCTAGCGGTTTTACTCGCCCGCAATTATTTCTCATTTAACTTGTTATTTAGTTCACCTCATAAAGGCCATCGCGTGATgttataaaagtgttttttttttattttatttatttattcaaatcatGAAGTATTAAGACTGAAAGACCGATTGAAGTATTACGCCCTTAAATGAAATTgcagcaaaaataaaataatgtaattaaacaaagatttCAAAGACTTTCTACACGTATTAAATCTGTGATCACCttttgtttgttacatttaaatttgaatcgattt
This DNA window, taken from Papilio machaon chromosome 16, ilPapMach1.1, whole genome shotgun sequence, encodes the following:
- the LOC106716679 gene encoding pupal cuticle protein 36 produces the protein MKLFIAAALVAVCAAGRLEHLERSYLPPDSSNNLGFGANGRSQNGFGSNGQSNQGFGSHGPSSNSFGSGSNGGSHSAFGSNGGSNSGFGSNGNGFGSSNGNGFGAATSNQYLPPNYSTSGSNGFARSGSSLGAPSTQYGTPSFGNNNGAQGGSQYSQGAGQYAQGRTQPGAGAGVNNQYLAPSRSNSFQNIPQQSFDEQTGYHY